A genome region from Nicotiana tabacum cultivar K326 chromosome 13, ASM71507v2, whole genome shotgun sequence includes the following:
- the LOC107820017 gene encoding uncharacterized protein LOC107820017 gives MAMDSSSSTMKYYILALHTFQLLASSPFGLCDRAGINPGLGLHRKLRQLQVESTSPENGIYTSPPLLSGAVPPPSPQINSPPSKTAPPTPGNSPNPYGIFTPSPPTPSGTMPPPLLSTSPPPPSPTPSGAMPPPLLSTSPQPPSPPTPSGAMPPPLLSISPPPPYPNAQSPQHNAPKQPPPNSHSSPTPPPPAPNKKPENAVWCVAKPTVPADLIQQALDYACGSGAGCDAIQPNGACYQPATLLSHASYAFNSYWQKKKQGGGTCDFGGTAMLVTADPSYDQCRFTCN, from the exons ATGGCCATGGATTCAAGTAGTAGTACTATGAAATATTACATTCTTGCCTTACACACATTTCAATTGCTAGCCTCAAGCCCCTTTGGTCTATGTG ATAGAGCCGGGATAAATCCTGGCCTTGGACTGCACAGGAAATTAAGACAGCTGCAAGTTGAATCAACCAGTCCAGAGAATGGAATATACACTTCCCCTCCTCTGCTTTCAGGAGCTGTACCACCACCAAGTCCACAAATTAACTCTCCTCCTTCAAAAACCGCACCACCAACTCCAGGGAACTCTCCTAATCCATATGGGATATTCACTCCTTCTCCTCCTACTCCTTCAGGAACTATGCCACCACCTTTACTTTCCACTTCTCCGCCACCACCATCTCCTACTCCTTCAGGGGCAATGCCACCGCCATTACTTTCCACTTCTCCACAGCCACCATCTCCTCCTACTCCTTCAGGGGCTATGCCACCACCTTTACTTTCCATTTCCCCGCCACCACCATATCCAAATGCACAAAGTCCACAGCATAATGCACCTAAGCAGCCACCACCGAATAGTCACTCATCGCCAACGCCACCACCACCAGCTCCTAATAAGAAACCTGAGAATGCAGTTTGGTGCGTGGCTAAGCCGACAGTACCAGCAGACTTGATTCAGCAGGCACTGGACTATGCTTGTGGTTCTGGGGCTGGTTGTGATGCCATACAGCCCAATGGGGCGTGCTACCAGCCGGCTACGTTGCTTTCTCATGCTTCTTACGCTTTCAACAGCTACTGGCAGAAGAAAAAACAGGGCGGAGGGACTTGTGACTTTGGAGGAACTGCTATGCTTGTCACTGCTGATCCAA GTTATGATCAGTGCCGTTTCACCTGCAACTGA